The following coding sequences are from one Polyangia bacterium window:
- the eutC gene encoding ethanolamine ammonia-lyase subunit EutC has protein sequence MLIDRARIEEMVRQALTGAGGEGAAARPVDSAGGLLLTPDRGVNLGEPFDPRAMIGILAATPARIVVGRSGVRYRTNTMLRFRADHAAAKDAVLSEVDSALLSRLGLFEVMSRAPDKPTFLQRPDLGRALSDAGKEEISRRIGRAPTLVIIYGDGLSAAALNQNLPEFHGALLPALASRGIQHAPPFFVRYARVKIMDEIARLTAAQAALFVCGERPGLGFADSLSAYFIYQPAEGATDADREVISNINPRGRVPAEAARDVAAAIERVLRNKKSGVAFP, from the coding sequence ATGCTGATCGATCGCGCCCGCATCGAAGAGATGGTCCGGCAAGCGCTGACCGGCGCGGGCGGCGAGGGTGCGGCGGCGCGCCCGGTGGATTCAGCCGGCGGCCTTTTGTTGACCCCCGATCGCGGCGTGAACCTCGGCGAGCCGTTTGATCCGCGCGCCATGATCGGCATCCTGGCGGCCACCCCGGCGCGCATCGTCGTTGGCCGCAGCGGGGTTCGTTACCGCACCAACACCATGCTGCGCTTTCGCGCCGACCACGCCGCCGCCAAGGACGCCGTGCTGTCGGAGGTGGACTCGGCGCTGCTGTCGCGCCTGGGTTTGTTCGAGGTGATGTCGCGCGCGCCGGACAAGCCGACGTTCTTGCAGCGGCCCGATCTCGGACGCGCCCTGTCCGACGCGGGCAAGGAAGAGATCTCTCGCCGCATCGGGCGGGCGCCGACGCTGGTGATCATCTACGGCGACGGTCTGTCGGCGGCGGCGCTGAACCAGAACCTGCCCGAGTTTCACGGCGCGCTGCTGCCGGCCCTGGCCTCGCGCGGGATCCAGCACGCGCCGCCGTTCTTCGTGCGCTACGCCCGGGTGAAGATCATGGACGAGATCGCGCGCCTGACCGCGGCCCAGGCCGCGCTGTTCGTGTGCGGTGAACGGCCGGGGTTGGGCTTTGCCGATTCGTTGTCGGCATATTTCATCTACCAGCCGGCCGAGGGCGCCACCGACGCCGATCGCGAGGTCATCTCGAACATCAACCCGCGCGGCCGCGTCCCCGCCGAGGCGGCGCGTGACGTGGCGGCGGCCATCGAGCGCGTGCTGCGTAACAAGAAATCAGGCGTGGCCTTTCCCTAA